CATCAACCATTCCGACGAAGTGGATCATGTCCTGAAGATCGCACGATGCCACACGTTTGCGAAGCGCTGCTTCATAGGCCGGATCACCCGTGCCCGCAATAACGACTGTGCAGTGAGTACCACGATCACTGAGTATGCGGGCAGCATCAATGAGGTGTTCTATCCCCTTCTTTGGATGCAGCCTGCTCAGAAAGAGAATGACTGGACATTGACGTCTATCCAGATCGAATCTATCTGCAGCAATGTCCGGATTCGGAAGATCGATGTATGCGTCAAGGTCCATCGCGGGTGGCAGCACAATACTGTTTGGTTCTCGAAGCCAACGACGGACCTGGGCTTGTTCTCCCAATGATGACGTGATTACTCTCTGCGCTCGTGCCAGGAATCGGTTTCCACACAGACGCATGAACACACGTTTTTTCAGCCATCCTTTTCGCAAGCACACTTCATCAAGCATGCCGTGGACAGTCACAACATAAGGAATACCCATTCCTATTGCGATTTCTGCGAGATGGACCATGTGCGGAGACCACATGCCGTGAATGTGAAGCACGGATGCCTTTGACAGCTTCTCCTTCGCTCGAGCAATCTGCTGCTTGTTGAGCCACAAAGCATGATTGGAACCGATGGACAGAGAGGTAATGTGGCTCACGAGTTGGCTCTGTTCAGGATGCACAATGTCGGCATTGGGTGGGTCGAGTGTCAGTTCCGAAACATCGTGCCCCCGCTGAGCGAGTTGTTCTGAGAGATCGAACACATATCTGACGACGCCTCCTTCGCGCAGGTCAGACGAAGGATGTGCGTGGCATATGTGCATAAGCGACCCGCGTATCTTACCATCTCCAATCGCATGAAGTTGCTATGAGCAAACGGGCTGGACTTCGTTATAGTGTTCATGCGTTAGCGTTATTGACAATAGAGCCCGCAATCGGTTAGAGCGGCATCATCAAACTGGTCTTTGAAGCACACGATCTCACGACAAGCATGCCTTTGGCAGAGCAGAGATTGGTCAGTCCTCAGTCTTTGAGTGCGCGTGGGCAGTGAGTCCAAGGTCCTCGAGCACAACGTACAGACATGGAAGCACCAGCAGCACGAGCAGCGTCGATGCGAGTAGTCCGAACACAATGCTGATTGCGATCGGGATAAGCACCTGAGCCTGCAGGCTGCGCTCTGACATCAGAGGGAGCAGGCCCGCGATCGTGGTAAGCGATGTCAGCATGACAGCACGGAACCGAGCCTTCGATGCCTGGCAAGCTGCCTGCTCGATATCGTTTCCACCGACGGATCTTCGGTCCTTCAGGAACATGACAAGAAGGATCGAATCGTTGACAACAACACCCGCAAGCGAGATAAACCCGAGCATGCTCGGGAGGCTGAGGTCCACACCCATGAGCAGATGACCCCAGACAACACCAATCAGCGAGAACGGGATCGCAGCCATAACAATCAGCGGCTCTGAATAACTTCTGAACTGGAAACTCAGAATCACAAAGATACCGAAGATGCCCGTGACCATCGACAGCATCATGGATCGCTGCGTTTGAGCGCCTTCCGCGGCTTCGCCCTCAAAGTCGACACGAACGCCCGGATGAGCCGTGCTGAGTTCGGGGAGCAGTTCCTTCTTCAGCAGTCGCATGATCTCGGATGTGTTCGCTCGGCGTTCATCAATGTCTCCACGGAGTGTGACAGCGAGTTGGTTGTCGAACCGTGCGATGCGAGCCCAGCCTCGTGCTCGCTCAATGCTTGCGACCGCGTCTAATGGTACCTGACTCCCGTCTGGCAGTCTCAGTGTTGTCTCGTCAAAGTCGGCGAGGCTGTCTCGCGCAGATGGGGCAAGCACCACGTCGACGTCCATTGATTCGCCATTGACCTGTACCTGCGCTGCAGTCTGTCCTTGATACATTGCGCGCAGTTGCCGAGCCATTGTGGCTGCGTCGAGTTGCAATCCGAATGTGCCCGGCCTGATGCGTAACCGGAACTCCGGACGACCGGGACGCAGATCGTCCGATGTGTTTGAGACACCCACAAACCGATCGAACCATGCTTTGGTTTGTTGTGCGGCTGCCTTGAGTTCGGGAAGATCATCACCAACAAAGCGAAGCTCAATCGCACGCCCGGCTGGTCCGAGCGCAGGTTCCTGAATAGTCATGCTGATCACATCCGGAACCGCACCGATCTCTTCGCGCCATGCGGCGATGACATCGTCCATTCGCGTCGAGCGTTCTTCTGCGCTGAGCAGATCAACTGTGATGGTTGCAACGTGCGGTCCGTTCTCAAATGCTTCAGTATTGACGTTGTATCGCACGAACGATTGCTTGATGAGATCACGCTCTTTGGGTTGGTTTGCAAACGTATGATTGACGCGATCGAGCGCAGATTGCACACGCTGCACGATCTCTTCCGTGCGTGCCAGCGGCGTTCCCTGCGGGAGCAGGATACGCGTTTCGAGCACATCACCCTCAAGATTCGGGAATGGCTGGAACTTTACGATTCCTCCAGCGACAAGCCCTGCCGATAAAAGAAATGCACCAACGACAATGCCGACAACAAGGTATCGATACCGGATCATCGCACTGAGCGGCCTGCCGATCCATCGTTCACGAACCCAGTCAATTCCGGCATCGATGCGTCTGCGCATCCGGCCGGGCTTTGTGGGATCGTAACGGTGCATGCTGTGCGCAAGATGCGCAGGAAGGATGAGGAGCGCTTCGATAAGACTGACACTCAGTACGAGTATCAGGATGATGGGTACAACGCGCAGCACCTTGCCGATGTCACCTGAGATATACGCGAGTGGTCCGAGCACACAGACTGTGGTAAGAAAACTGGCAATCACACCGGGGAGCACTTCCTGAATGCCGTCGATCGCGGCTTGCACAGGCTTCTTTCCTTGTGCCCGATGCGACGCGATGTTCTCTGTGACGACGATGGCATCGTCCATGAGCAGCCCGAGTGCAAGCAGGAGTCCGACCATCGTCATCATGTTGATGGTCAGGTCGAGCGGTGCAAGAAAGTACATCGCTCCAAGAAACGAAACGGGCAATCCCAACGCAACCCACAGCGAGAGCCGAAACGCGAAGAACAGCCACATTGCAAGGAACACGAGCACCATGCCCTGCCAACCATTGGTAATCAGCAATCGAAGTCTGTCCGAAACGAGGACAGAGATGTCCTGCGTGACAGCAAAGTGCATCATCGGGTAGCGTGCGCGCTCGGCGTCGAGAAAGTTTCGCACCGCGCGTGCGACACGGATCGTGTCTTCTGCATCAGTCTTCTCGATCCAGAGCAAACCGGCACGGACACCGTTCATCTCGATCCGGTCCTCGGCATTCTCGAACGTGTCGAGCACTCTGCCAAGATCACCAAGGCGAACCTCACCCGCGCCCTGATTTGCAGCAATCACAAGATCTTCAAGTTGTTGCGATGTGCGGCGTTCTTCGGTAAGCCTGACAACAAACTGCTGATCGTCTGCCTCGATGTCGCCTGCGGGCGTGTCGACACTCTGCCGATCAATCCGATCCGCAACATCCCAGACGCTCAACCCATACCTGCGCAGCTCGATCGGTGACAACTCGACCCTAAGCTGGTGATCCGAGAATCCCTCGATCCGCACCAGCGAGACCTCATCGAGCGCTTGCAGACGATCCTTCAATCCCTCGCAGAACGCCTTAAGTCCTGGGGCTGGGAGCGGGCCGGAGACGAGGATCGCGAGAACGCGATCCGTGGTCCCCAGTTGTATGATGACTGGATCCTCAACTGTGTCGGGGAAGTCGTTGATTGCCGACACCTCCTGCTCCACATCGTTGCGCAGTGTCTGGATGTTGCCGCCTTCGATGAGTTTGACTGTGACTATGCCCACGCCGTCGCGCGCGTCTGACCGAACTTCGTCGATCGATTCGACTCCATCGAGCGCGTCGATCACGCGCTGGCACACGGTCTGATCGACTTCTTGGGCGGTGGCGCCGGGATACACAACGCGCACCTCAATCTCGCTCGGCGTGAACTTTGGAAACGTCTCGCGCTGCAGTTTGGGTAGTGACATGATCCCGATCGCGAGCATAATCAGCATCAGCAGATTGGCAGCTGTTGGATGCCCGGCAAAGAAGCGTGTCATTGGGAGACCCCGCTCGCGTCTTGAACGAGTTGCGCACCGAGTTCGGCATCGATTTTCGCATCAATGAGCGATCCGATCGGCACGCCGACGGGGTCAGAAACAACAACCAGATCGCCAGCAGCAAGACCCTTCTCGATTGTGATGTACCAGGACTGTTCAAGCCCGACCGAAACAGGTCGCTGTTCGAGTCGGCCATCGGCGTTGACAACATTCACTTGAGCATCAATTACTGCCGAACGAGGCACAACGATCTTTGGAGATGTTGGCTGACCGCGAAGCTCCACTTCGCAGAACGCACCCTCGATGAGTGGGGGGCGCTCACCCGGAATGAACTTCTCATATGGACGATCGACCACAACGAACACGCCAGCAGTGTGTGTCTGGGAATCGATGTTTTCACGAACACGGTCGAATGTTGCATCCCATCGTGCTGTTGTCATACCCATATTGAGTCGCACTTCAGCTGTGATATTCAGTGCTTCCTGCAGTTGCGCCAGATCGATATTGGGTACCTGGATATCTTCGAACTGTCCAGTCTCGACAAGCGACCGCAGCGCGCCCATCCGAACCTGCGCTTCCACTTCTGTCTGGTCTATGCCCGATGCGTCGAATAGTTTCTCGTTCTTTTGAACAAACTGTCTGAGCTGTAGATTCACATCGCCAACACGGCACGCAAACGGTGCATGGACTACTGTTTTCGAAAGATCATACTTTGCGACAGCTAGCTGTGCCTCGCGAGAGGCGCGCCGTGCCTGTGCAGTGCGACGCTGCGCTGGAACCAGCGCAATCGAGTTCTGAATCTCCTGCACGATGCGGCGCTGGCCGAGTACCTCGCGCTCACGATCGTCGATTTCCATCTGTGTCGCAGCGGTCTTTTCGAGCGCATCACGGACGACTTGAAGGTCTGTCTCAGCGAGTGCGAGTGATGCCTTCTCAATTGCAAGCGTTGCGTTCAGATTTTCCTCGTTCGTGTCAAGCTCACCAAGTTCAGCGTCGATCTGCTCAATCTCGCTGGTCAACTGAGCAACAGACAACTCGTACTCGGTTGGATCGACTCGAAGAAGTTCTGCTCCCTCCGGGAGGAGCGTACCAGATCGAAGATCGGGATGGATTGCAACAACTCTTCCAGATACCTCGGATACTGCTCGCCATACACGCGCGGGCTGCGATGTCCCGTATCCTGTCACACGCGGCACAACCTCAATAGGTTCCGCTCGAATGACTCTGAGCAGATGAGACTGTTCCTGTGGTTCTGTGCGTTCCGGTGGTGCTTTTCGCATCACCAATGCAACAACGATCAGAACACCGATGAGAATCGGAGGAAAGACGAGCCAGCGGCGTCTACTGCGAGATTTCTGCACAGCTTTGCTCCTGCCTGTGTACTGCGCGGTCCAAACCGCATGCAGTATGCGAACGAGGCATTGAGGCGATCGCCATGATAACAACACCCCGGAATGCAGTCAACGATCCGGCACCTCCACCAAATACGTACTGATGGGTTGTGCTCGCGTGGTGAGTGTGTTCTTTGAATGTGTGGGTTGCCCGTATGCCAGGATCGATTACACTCAGAATAGCAAATGATCCAGCAAGATAAATACACTCTGATCTTTTTCTACGGGCTGTTCATGGACGAGTCGGTGCTTACTGAAAAGGGCATCCAGCCAGCTTCCTCGGCGATCGGCTACGTGGATGGGTATGCTTTGCATATCGGAGAACGAGCGACACTTGTTCGAGAGGAAGGCGGTCGAACGTACGGCATCATGATGGCTATCGATGAAAAAGAAGCTCAGGCTTTGTATGCCGATGAAAGTGTTGCGGATTATCGCCGAGAGTCCGTTGTTGTGCATCTCAATAAGGGTGTACAAAGAGATGCCTTCTGTTATAACTTGCCGTATGATCAGTTTGCTGGGACCAATACTGAATATG
Above is a genomic segment from Phycisphaeraceae bacterium containing:
- a CDS encoding glycosyltransferase; the encoded protein is MFDLSEQLAQRGHDVSELTLDPPNADIVHPEQSQLVSHITSLSIGSNHALWLNKQQIARAKEKLSKASVLHIHGMWSPHMVHLAEIAIGMGIPYVVTVHGMLDEVCLRKGWLKKRVFMRLCGNRFLARAQRVITSSLGEQAQVRRWLREPNSIVLPPAMDLDAYIDLPNPDIAADRFDLDRRQCPVILFLSRLHPKKGIEHLIDAARILSDRGTHCTVVIAGTGDPAYEAALRKRVASCDLQDMIHFVGMVDGELKRSLYACATVFALPTSQENFGLVLTESCACGTPVITTRGVDIWQELSAAGAAVIVEQSGQGFADAICSMIADPKQSELMGQKGRDWVLNTFAIPTVLPQYEQMYSDIIGPNTQKAIKNACV
- a CDS encoding efflux RND transporter permease subunit, which encodes MTRFFAGHPTAANLLMLIMLAIGIMSLPKLQRETFPKFTPSEIEVRVVYPGATAQEVDQTVCQRVIDALDGVESIDEVRSDARDGVGIVTVKLIEGGNIQTLRNDVEQEVSAINDFPDTVEDPVIIQLGTTDRVLAILVSGPLPAPGLKAFCEGLKDRLQALDEVSLVRIEGFSDHQLRVELSPIELRRYGLSVWDVADRIDRQSVDTPAGDIEADDQQFVVRLTEERRTSQQLEDLVIAANQGAGEVRLGDLGRVLDTFENAEDRIEMNGVRAGLLWIEKTDAEDTIRVARAVRNFLDAERARYPMMHFAVTQDISVLVSDRLRLLITNGWQGMVLVFLAMWLFFAFRLSLWVALGLPVSFLGAMYFLAPLDLTINMMTMVGLLLALGLLMDDAIVVTENIASHRAQGKKPVQAAIDGIQEVLPGVIASFLTTVCVLGPLAYISGDIGKVLRVVPIILILVLSVSLIEALLILPAHLAHSMHRYDPTKPGRMRRRIDAGIDWVRERWIGRPLSAMIRYRYLVVGIVVGAFLLSAGLVAGGIVKFQPFPNLEGDVLETRILLPQGTPLARTEEIVQRVQSALDRVNHTFANQPKERDLIKQSFVRYNVNTEAFENGPHVATITVDLLSAEERSTRMDDVIAAWREEIGAVPDVISMTIQEPALGPAGRAIELRFVGDDLPELKAAAQQTKAWFDRFVGVSNTSDDLRPGRPEFRLRIRPGTFGLQLDAATMARQLRAMYQGQTAAQVQVNGESMDVDVVLAPSARDSLADFDETTLRLPDGSQVPLDAVASIERARGWARIARFDNQLAVTLRGDIDERRANTSEIMRLLKKELLPELSTAHPGVRVDFEGEAAEGAQTQRSMMLSMVTGIFGIFVILSFQFRSYSEPLIVMAAIPFSLIGVVWGHLLMGVDLSLPSMLGFISLAGVVVNDSILLVMFLKDRRSVGGNDIEQAACQASKARFRAVMLTSLTTIAGLLPLMSERSLQAQVLIPIAISIVFGLLASTLLVLLVLPCLYVVLEDLGLTAHAHSKTED
- a CDS encoding efflux RND transporter periplasmic adaptor subunit: MQKSRSRRRWLVFPPILIGVLIVVALVMRKAPPERTEPQEQSHLLRVIRAEPIEVVPRVTGYGTSQPARVWRAVSEVSGRVVAIHPDLRSGTLLPEGAELLRVDPTEYELSVAQLTSEIEQIDAELGELDTNEENLNATLAIEKASLALAETDLQVVRDALEKTAATQMEIDDREREVLGQRRIVQEIQNSIALVPAQRRTAQARRASREAQLAVAKYDLSKTVVHAPFACRVGDVNLQLRQFVQKNEKLFDASGIDQTEVEAQVRMGALRSLVETGQFEDIQVPNIDLAQLQEALNITAEVRLNMGMTTARWDATFDRVRENIDSQTHTAGVFVVVDRPYEKFIPGERPPLIEGAFCEVELRGQPTSPKIVVPRSAVIDAQVNVVNADGRLEQRPVSVGLEQSWYITIEKGLAAGDLVVVSDPVGVPIGSLIDAKIDAELGAQLVQDASGVSQ
- a CDS encoding gamma-glutamylcyclotransferase; amino-acid sequence: MIQQDKYTLIFFYGLFMDESVLTEKGIQPASSAIGYVDGYALHIGERATLVREEGGRTYGIMMAIDEKEAQALYADESVADYRRESVVVHLNKGVQRDAFCYNLPYDQFAGTNTEYATALFMLATKLCLPENYLSQIKKFIFERQG